A segment of the Myxococcales bacterium genome:
GAGCCGATAGCCGTCGTCGTCCGCGGCCTCCGGTGCAACCCAGGCCATCACACTCATCGAGATATTTCCAATCGAGGATTGGCGTGCTGCCCGGAGATCGAAGTCGAGGGGGAAAGAATCTAGGGCTTCGGGGCCAATGGGCGCGACCCCGGCGTGCTTTGCTTCGACGAATTGGTAGCGCTTTGGAACATGTTTCAGAGCGGATACGTGAGAGATGGATACGTCGATATGAAAGAGGTGAGAGTTCTCGGATCGCTCCAACTCTTCGATCCGGGTAGAGAACGCGGCACAGTCACCGCTTCGCTCGGCAAAGGCCATGACATCGATATCGGAGAGAAGACGCGTCGTTCCGTTCGACTCTCGCCAGACAAAGTCTCCGGTCGCAACACTGCCGCTCAAGACCAATGCTTGAAGGCCCGGTATCTCCTCTCGTGCGGCATCTGTCAACGCTTCGAGGATTTCGCGCAGCCGGTTCGGATAGGCATGCTGCTCACAGAGTTTTGAGATTTGTGTCACGAGTCCGGGATTGAGTCCTGTCGGCGTCACGGCCTGCAGTCACCGCGACCGGCTTTGATCGGGTGCACCTCGAATCTTTGCGTTCGGAATGACCCGAAGTGCGATCGAGACTAGCATGCAGACATCCGGTATCTGCTGAATTTCGACTTCGACCTCGACCCCGACATCGGAGCGGACGAACCAGGCAGTCGCCTTGTTGAGTTCGAGTCGAGCGCGCGTTAGCCTCAGAGGGCGCGCATGCAGGACTTGAGGCCCAGCCGTGAAGTCCCCGGTCTCAGCGGAACGTCGGATTGATAGTCGGGGGGGTACACGATCGTGGGAAAGCGTGTCGCGGTTCTGGTCGTCGGCGGCGGAAATCTAGAATGGGCCCCGGACGGAAGCCGCGTCGCCAAGGTTCCGATTGTCGACTACATCCACGAACTTTCCGATCGTCTTGGCCATTGCGTGTGGCTCGCCCAGGACTCCGGAACTTGGGGTGTGTCGTTGGCGGGAACCACGACCCAGATCAAGGGCCGCCTCGACCCAGAGAAAGTGACCGTGATCGGGATCGACGCGACAGTCAGGGGAGCGCTGAATAGCATGTGGCTATTCTTTCGTTACGCCCTCCAGCGCCCCTACGGCGTATTTTTTCTACCCGCATTCATGACGATGCTGCCGGTCTACCCCCTCGCAAGGCTCTTTCTGAAAAAGAATGCCGTCTATGTCGGTACGGATTGGGAAATGTATCTGGCCGAATCGCCGAAGGGAAAGTGGCTTGGTTGGCAGACTTTATATCGCGCAAGTTTCCAAGGCTCGATGAGACTTGCAGACATCGTAATCGCACGGGGACGGCGTCTTGCCGATCTCTCGAGACGTCACAATGCAAATGTGGTCGAAACCGTTCCCTTGGCCCACATGGATTTTTCGAGCCCAGGTATCGCACCACTTCCGAGGGGCGAGGAGCCGTACAAGATTTTGTACGTGGGGTTGATCCGGTTTGACAAGGGGCTCGGAGACCTGTTGGAAGCGCTGGCCCTGATCCGAGAACGGCGACCGAATTCTGCGGTGGTTCTCGACGTCCTGGGTGAGGGACCGGATCGCGCGAGCCTCGAAGCTGTCGCGCTGGATCTCGGCATCGCCGACTCGGTCAATTTTCGCGGTTGGATAGAGAGCCCCGACGAAGTAGGCCACTACTACGCGGAAACCCACGCTCTCGTGATGCCGACCTCGACACATCCGGAGGGGGTTCCGCGCTGTATCGATGAGGCGTTGGTGCGGGGCATCCCGGTGGTCGCCACTCGGATTGCCGGAGTCCCAGCCGAGTTTTCCGACGGCGAGGTACTGCTGGTTGATCCTTCGGCACCGGCTCGGCTCGCAGAGGGTGTCGAGCACATCCTGTTCGAGCCCGAAGTGCGAAGGCAATATATAGAAGGGGCCGCGCGCCGCCGTCTCCACTGGTCGAGATTCCGGTCCGCTGGCGAGCAGCATGCAATGCTGCTCAAAGGCGAATCTTC
Coding sequences within it:
- a CDS encoding glycosyltransferase family 4 protein, producing the protein MGKRVAVLVVGGGNLEWAPDGSRVAKVPIVDYIHELSDRLGHCVWLAQDSGTWGVSLAGTTTQIKGRLDPEKVTVIGIDATVRGALNSMWLFFRYALQRPYGVFFLPAFMTMLPVYPLARLFLKKNAVYVGTDWEMYLAESPKGKWLGWQTLYRASFQGSMRLADIVIARGRRLADLSRRHNANVVETVPLAHMDFSSPGIAPLPRGEEPYKILYVGLIRFDKGLGDLLEALALIRERRPNSAVVLDVLGEGPDRASLEAVALDLGIADSVNFRGWIESPDEVGHYYAETHALVMPTSTHPEGVPRCIDEALVRGIPVVATRIAGVPAEFSDGEVLLVDPSAPARLAEGVEHILFEPEVRRQYIEGAARRRLHWSRFRSAGEQHAMLLKGESSTD